In Microbacterium pumilum, the following proteins share a genomic window:
- a CDS encoding glycoside hydrolase family 3 N-terminal domain-containing protein, whose translation MTRSPRLQRLLDELTWEEKLGQLQIVFRPRLEDAAQLIRDGIGSVFWPRSATAVNALQQVAVEETRLGIPVLVGLDVIHGQRTIAPVPLAQAASFDPLLVEQLAHLAAAEARSGGVTWTFSPMVDVSRDPRWGRVVEGFGEDVHLAATMGRAMVRGYQGSDLSSPDSIAATAKHYVAYGQPEGGRDYNAVDVSEHRLRNVYLEPFRAVVDEGAASVMASFNTVAGRPMHAHHGLLTGVLKDEWGFGGVVVGDADGVRNLVPHGIAEDVADAVRQAFASGLDVEMGGAPSDVEPAVLAALDPARIDDAVARVLGLKEALGLFDRPYVDEAAEITAPADASRAAVRRAAARSCVLLKNDGTLPLRTPQRVLLTGPYAESDDHLGAWTQSFAAPARTIADELRTRWREIDVRVVPGVGFLDDDGSGIAGVVGAAQDAELVLLFVGEPSALSGEAASRSDLRLPGRQEELIRAVAATGVPFVVVLENGRPLVVSDWIDHAPAVLEAWHGGTEAAAAIVDVLLGEEDPAGRLPMSFPRSVGQIPVHYAHENTGRPATTGGAMTAEFEDIGLHGPDNVKDKYTSKYLDLDLGPQFAFGHGSGYASFAHGLPRISHAERAGRDIDAGSGVSIAVDVTNTSDRAGDEVVQLYVHDLIASIAAPVRRLIAFERRTLEPGETATFEFAVGHGQLGFWTTVPTAPPTGATLLVEPGVFRFHIGGSLDRTQPVELRVT comes from the coding sequence GTGACCAGAAGTCCGCGTCTGCAACGACTGCTCGACGAACTCACGTGGGAGGAGAAGCTCGGCCAGCTGCAGATCGTCTTCCGTCCGCGACTCGAAGACGCCGCGCAGCTCATCCGTGACGGCATCGGCTCGGTGTTCTGGCCGCGATCGGCCACAGCCGTCAACGCGCTGCAGCAGGTCGCCGTCGAAGAGACGCGGCTCGGCATCCCGGTACTCGTGGGACTCGACGTCATCCACGGCCAGCGCACCATCGCACCGGTGCCGCTCGCCCAGGCGGCGAGCTTCGATCCCCTGCTCGTCGAGCAGCTCGCCCACCTCGCTGCCGCGGAGGCCCGGTCGGGTGGCGTCACCTGGACCTTCTCGCCGATGGTCGATGTGTCCCGTGACCCTCGGTGGGGGCGGGTCGTCGAAGGCTTCGGCGAGGACGTTCATCTCGCCGCGACGATGGGCCGTGCGATGGTCCGGGGCTACCAGGGCTCGGATCTCTCCTCCCCCGACTCGATCGCGGCGACGGCGAAGCACTACGTCGCCTACGGACAGCCCGAGGGCGGTCGCGACTACAACGCGGTGGATGTCTCGGAGCACCGACTTCGCAACGTCTACCTCGAGCCCTTCCGCGCGGTCGTGGACGAAGGCGCCGCCTCGGTGATGGCCTCGTTCAACACGGTCGCCGGTCGTCCGATGCACGCGCATCACGGCCTGCTCACCGGAGTCCTCAAGGACGAGTGGGGGTTCGGCGGCGTGGTGGTCGGCGACGCCGACGGCGTGCGAAATCTCGTTCCGCACGGGATCGCGGAAGACGTGGCGGATGCCGTGCGCCAAGCGTTCGCGTCGGGGCTGGATGTCGAGATGGGCGGTGCGCCGAGCGACGTCGAGCCCGCGGTCCTCGCGGCGCTCGACCCGGCCCGGATCGACGATGCCGTCGCTCGCGTGCTCGGGCTGAAGGAAGCGCTCGGGCTCTTCGACCGGCCCTATGTCGACGAGGCGGCCGAGATCACGGCGCCCGCCGATGCGTCGCGCGCTGCCGTCCGACGCGCCGCCGCCCGGTCGTGTGTGCTGCTCAAGAACGACGGCACGCTGCCGCTTCGCACGCCCCAGCGTGTGCTCCTGACGGGACCGTACGCCGAATCGGACGACCACCTCGGCGCCTGGACCCAGTCTTTCGCCGCACCGGCCCGGACCATCGCCGACGAGCTTCGCACCCGCTGGCGTGAGATCGATGTCCGTGTCGTGCCCGGCGTGGGCTTCCTCGACGACGACGGGTCCGGCATCGCCGGCGTCGTGGGTGCTGCGCAGGATGCCGAGCTCGTCCTCCTCTTCGTCGGAGAACCCAGCGCCTTGTCCGGCGAGGCGGCATCGCGCAGTGATCTGCGCCTGCCGGGCCGACAGGAAGAGCTGATTCGCGCTGTGGCCGCCACCGGAGTGCCGTTCGTGGTCGTGCTGGAAAACGGGCGCCCACTCGTTGTCTCAGACTGGATCGACCATGCCCCTGCCGTGCTCGAGGCGTGGCATGGCGGCACGGAGGCTGCCGCCGCGATCGTCGACGTGCTGCTCGGCGAGGAGGACCCCGCGGGACGCCTGCCGATGTCATTCCCTCGTTCCGTCGGCCAGATTCCCGTGCACTACGCGCACGAGAACACCGGCCGGCCGGCGACGACGGGCGGCGCGATGACCGCCGAGTTCGAGGACATCGGACTGCACGGCCCCGACAACGTCAAGGACAAGTACACGTCGAAGTACCTCGACCTCGACCTGGGGCCTCAGTTCGCCTTCGGTCACGGGTCGGGCTACGCATCCTTCGCACACGGACTGCCCCGCATTTCGCACGCCGAGCGTGCCGGGAGAGACATCGACGCCGGCTCGGGCGTCAGCATCGCCGTCGACGTGACGAACACGTCCGATCGCGCCGGCGATGAGGTCGTGCAGCTTTATGTGCACGACCTCATCGCCAGCATCGCGGCTCCCGTTCGACGGCTGATCGCTTTCGAGCGCCGAACGCTCGAGCCCGGCGAGACCGCCACCTTCGAGTTCGCCGTCGGGCATGGACAGCTGGGGTTCTGGACCACCGTCCCCACGGCCCCGCCGACGGGTGCGACGTTGCTCGTCGAGCCCGGCGTGTTCCGCTTCCACATCGGCGGGTCACTCGATCGCACGCAGCCGGTGGAATTGCGCGTGACCTGA
- a CDS encoding ABC transporter substrate-binding protein: protein MPQHTASRRLRWSLLAAPVAGALILAGCSGSPDGGSTGTPGADVGFSIMVAQANDADDFYAQTAEKYTEETGVAIEVIPYPSDAYNTQVTTQLQAGNAADVMILNPGTGQAISVVTLADAGFLAPLAGNTATLIPEGTEGLYGSDGKIYGQPTALAPVGMIWNGGGATDVGIDEYPSTYEDLLADCTTARDGGKTFTVLAGSMPPNTGLFTQLISATRVYQETPDWNEQRAAGDVTFSDSEGWKETLQTVIDMKDGGCFQDGVEGGTFDSITAGIGGGTSLSAATPGSAAASIGTATGLDITVQAFPPADGGEPFTLASANYAWSVNAKADDAKQKSIQNFLDWVGSPEESKAFADLSGLVPITGVTAGDLLPSYEPIGDLLESGAYTPLPLETWPNPAVYDALGAGVQGLLTGQKTVDQVLADMDAAWDS from the coding sequence ATGCCACAGCACACAGCCTCGCGGCGTCTCCGGTGGTCGCTTCTCGCGGCACCGGTCGCCGGAGCACTCATCCTCGCCGGTTGTTCCGGCTCCCCGGACGGCGGCAGCACCGGCACGCCCGGCGCCGACGTCGGTTTCAGCATCATGGTCGCCCAGGCGAACGACGCCGACGACTTCTACGCGCAGACCGCGGAGAAGTACACCGAAGAGACCGGCGTCGCGATCGAGGTCATCCCCTATCCTTCCGACGCGTACAACACGCAGGTCACGACGCAGCTGCAGGCCGGCAACGCCGCGGACGTCATGATCCTCAACCCCGGAACGGGTCAGGCGATCTCGGTCGTCACCCTCGCGGACGCGGGCTTCCTGGCCCCCCTCGCCGGCAACACCGCAACCCTCATCCCGGAGGGCACCGAAGGGCTGTACGGCTCGGACGGAAAGATCTACGGCCAGCCCACCGCGCTGGCTCCGGTCGGGATGATCTGGAACGGCGGCGGCGCCACGGACGTGGGCATCGACGAATACCCCTCGACCTACGAGGATCTGCTCGCCGACTGCACGACAGCTCGCGACGGTGGCAAGACGTTCACCGTGCTCGCCGGCTCGATGCCGCCGAACACGGGGCTGTTCACCCAGCTCATCTCCGCGACGCGCGTGTACCAGGAGACTCCTGACTGGAACGAGCAGCGTGCCGCGGGGGATGTCACCTTCTCCGACAGCGAAGGCTGGAAGGAGACGCTCCAGACCGTCATCGACATGAAGGACGGCGGGTGCTTCCAGGACGGCGTCGAAGGCGGCACGTTCGACAGCATCACCGCCGGCATCGGCGGCGGCACGTCGCTGAGCGCAGCCACCCCCGGCTCGGCGGCCGCCTCCATCGGCACCGCGACCGGCCTCGACATCACCGTGCAGGCTTTCCCGCCGGCAGACGGCGGAGAGCCGTTCACGCTCGCCTCGGCGAACTACGCGTGGTCCGTCAACGCCAAGGCCGACGACGCGAAGCAGAAGTCGATCCAGAACTTCCTCGACTGGGTGGGCTCTCCCGAGGAGTCGAAGGCGTTCGCCGACCTGTCGGGTCTGGTCCCGATCACCGGTGTGACCGCAGGGGACCTGCTGCCCAGCTACGAGCCGATCGGCGACCTCCTCGAGTCCGGCGCCTATACGCCGCTTCCGCTGGAGACCTGGCCCAACCCGGCCGTGTACGACGCCCTCGGCGCGGGCGTCCAGGGCCTGCTGACCGGCCAGAAGACCGTCGACCAGGTGCTTGCCGACATGGACGCGGCCTGGGACAGCTGA
- a CDS encoding glycosyl hydrolase, with the protein MTESSPSATWEDLHRVFVDPPDDARPRAWWHWMDGNVDPAGIRRDLTWLHGVGVRGVQLFDGGMGVPLVVPEPVRPGSPAWQEAVSTAVSTAADLGLELAVATSSGWSAAGGPWVEPADAMKKLVWSETIVPGGDLCEVELTPLPEVAGPFQDSRRWGSADGSSWSTDWRVVAVPYIAAHDPLIPAAVEGSAPVRDWTALVDDGFQASIALPRDPDDFSSASLTEEFASPVTVRSVTLGLPGPRGFGAAPAPHAVLQASEDGTLYRDVAQLPPTSVPVRSATFPAVTARWFRLVLSGAAAADALPPVAEGVRLPPVLRRSDTFLVSEFALRSAARVHRSEVKSGFGVIPDYYAADTMETTHNGVIPQTDVHDLTRRVQDGRLDWDAPPGRWRILRFGASLTGQTNGPALPDSTGLEVDKLDGRRVAAYLQRHLAEFGVESGFGALLSDSIESGAQNWTDAIAERFRELRGYDPTPWLPALAGFVIEDAAASDRFLYDYRRTITELFAREYYGTLAGEAHRRGMVYYAEALEDGRPQLGDDLGMRAHADVPMGAMWTFDSASGPRPTYVADLKGASSVAHVHGRAWTGAEAFTSFDRPWASSPRSLKHVADLQLALGVTRFCIHTSPHQPLAAPPPGVALAPFLGQAFTINETWAEMAHPWIDYLARCSAMLSAGEPAVDVAVFVGEEAPVTGLFDERFDTCVPMGFDFDYVGADGLSLLTVEDGELRSLGARYRLLYLGGSSRRTTVAALRRIEKLLDDGATVVGLRPECSPSLADDNGDFAAVCDRIWARPRAFGRIVPTSDLDVALRELGVRSAFEISGAELWSIARLVDGRRVTFLANPAGEDVSAQVTVPPEVGPLTGWDPVELRTTALTEIPATAGGISFEIHLPAFGSLFVLPDASKHAEDAASLRSVAVEVAGGWSLAMPGRGEIELPGGPMHWTELDTEARGFSGTAVYRAEFVLESVDDGDRFTLSLGSVRDIARVLVNGIDCGVAWTPPFRCDVTAAARGGINALEVHVATPWRNRLIAEAKTASGAIFAPMTQVFEPDAEPLVAGLGGPVLVLVTSGS; encoded by the coding sequence GTGACCGAGTCATCGCCGTCCGCCACGTGGGAGGACCTCCACCGAGTCTTCGTCGACCCACCAGACGATGCGCGACCTCGCGCCTGGTGGCATTGGATGGACGGCAATGTTGATCCCGCCGGCATCAGACGAGATCTCACGTGGCTTCACGGAGTCGGCGTGCGGGGAGTTCAGCTGTTCGACGGTGGCATGGGCGTTCCCCTCGTCGTCCCCGAGCCCGTCCGGCCGGGATCGCCCGCGTGGCAGGAGGCGGTGAGCACCGCGGTGAGCACCGCCGCCGACCTCGGTCTGGAACTCGCCGTCGCCACGTCGTCGGGATGGAGCGCGGCAGGCGGCCCCTGGGTCGAGCCGGCGGACGCGATGAAGAAGCTCGTTTGGTCCGAGACAATCGTGCCGGGCGGCGATCTGTGCGAGGTCGAGCTCACGCCGCTCCCCGAAGTCGCGGGACCGTTCCAGGACTCCCGCCGATGGGGGTCTGCCGACGGCTCCAGCTGGTCGACGGACTGGCGGGTCGTCGCAGTACCGTACATCGCGGCGCACGACCCCTTGATCCCCGCCGCCGTGGAAGGCTCCGCACCCGTCCGGGACTGGACGGCTCTCGTCGACGACGGCTTCCAGGCATCCATCGCACTCCCTCGCGACCCCGACGACTTCTCATCCGCCTCGCTCACTGAGGAGTTCGCCTCGCCGGTCACGGTGCGTTCCGTCACTCTCGGCCTTCCCGGGCCGCGCGGGTTCGGCGCTGCTCCCGCGCCGCACGCGGTGCTCCAGGCGAGCGAGGACGGCACGCTCTACCGCGATGTCGCGCAGCTACCGCCGACTTCGGTGCCGGTGCGCAGCGCCACCTTCCCCGCTGTGACCGCGAGGTGGTTCCGGCTGGTGCTCTCCGGCGCCGCCGCCGCCGACGCGCTGCCACCCGTCGCCGAGGGCGTGCGGCTGCCGCCGGTCCTGCGCCGCTCGGACACTTTCCTCGTATCGGAGTTCGCACTGCGCTCGGCGGCACGCGTCCACCGGTCCGAGGTGAAATCGGGCTTCGGAGTGATCCCTGACTACTACGCAGCCGACACGATGGAGACGACCCACAACGGGGTCATTCCCCAGACCGACGTGCACGACCTCACTCGTCGGGTGCAGGACGGCCGGCTCGACTGGGATGCCCCGCCCGGCCGCTGGCGGATCCTCCGGTTCGGCGCGTCGCTGACCGGTCAGACGAACGGGCCCGCGCTGCCCGACTCGACCGGGCTCGAGGTCGACAAGCTCGACGGCCGGCGGGTCGCCGCCTATCTGCAACGCCACCTCGCGGAGTTCGGCGTGGAGTCGGGCTTCGGAGCCCTGCTGAGCGACAGCATCGAATCCGGTGCGCAGAACTGGACGGATGCCATCGCCGAACGGTTCCGGGAACTGCGGGGCTACGACCCGACGCCGTGGCTTCCCGCACTGGCAGGCTTCGTGATCGAGGATGCGGCGGCATCCGATCGCTTCCTGTACGACTACCGGCGCACGATCACGGAGCTGTTCGCGCGGGAGTATTACGGCACCCTCGCGGGCGAGGCTCACCGACGTGGCATGGTCTATTACGCCGAGGCGCTCGAAGACGGCCGCCCGCAGCTCGGTGACGACCTCGGGATGCGCGCTCATGCCGACGTGCCGATGGGTGCGATGTGGACGTTCGATTCCGCGTCCGGCCCACGACCGACGTATGTCGCCGATCTCAAAGGCGCGTCATCCGTCGCCCACGTGCACGGCAGAGCATGGACGGGTGCCGAGGCCTTCACGAGCTTCGACCGCCCGTGGGCCTCGTCCCCGCGGAGCCTGAAGCACGTAGCCGACCTGCAGCTCGCCCTTGGGGTTACGCGCTTCTGCATCCACACCTCACCGCATCAGCCGCTCGCGGCGCCCCCGCCGGGGGTGGCCCTGGCCCCTTTCCTCGGTCAGGCCTTCACCATCAACGAGACATGGGCGGAGATGGCGCACCCGTGGATCGACTATCTCGCGCGATGCTCGGCGATGCTCTCGGCGGGCGAGCCGGCTGTGGACGTCGCGGTGTTCGTCGGCGAAGAGGCGCCGGTCACGGGCCTGTTCGACGAGCGGTTCGACACGTGCGTGCCGATGGGGTTCGACTTCGACTACGTCGGAGCCGATGGGCTGTCGCTGCTGACCGTCGAGGACGGCGAGCTGCGCTCCCTCGGCGCTCGATACCGTCTGCTGTATCTCGGCGGCTCGAGCCGACGGACAACGGTGGCCGCCCTGCGACGAATCGAGAAGCTGCTCGATGACGGCGCGACCGTCGTGGGGCTGCGTCCGGAATGCTCTCCATCGCTGGCGGACGACAACGGTGATTTCGCTGCCGTGTGCGACCGGATCTGGGCGCGCCCGCGCGCCTTCGGGCGAATCGTGCCCACGTCTGACCTCGACGTGGCCCTGCGAGAGCTCGGAGTGCGGTCGGCGTTCGAGATCTCCGGGGCGGAGCTCTGGTCGATTGCGAGGCTCGTGGACGGACGGCGCGTCACGTTCCTGGCGAATCCCGCCGGCGAGGATGTGAGCGCACAAGTCACGGTCCCGCCGGAGGTCGGACCGCTGACCGGGTGGGATCCCGTCGAGCTGCGAACGACGGCGCTGACCGAGATCCCGGCGACGGCCGGAGGAATCTCGTTCGAGATCCACCTGCCGGCGTTCGGTTCGTTGTTCGTCCTGCCGGACGCGTCGAAGCACGCTGAGGATGCCGCGTCCCTTCGCTCCGTCGCGGTCGAGGTCGCGGGAGGGTGGTCGCTCGCGATGCCCGGCCGCGGCGAGATCGAACTGCCCGGCGGGCCGATGCACTGGACCGAGCTCGACACGGAGGCTCGCGGGTTCTCGGGGACGGCGGTCTATCGCGCCGAGTTCGTCCTCGAATCCGTCGACGACGGCGACCGGTTCACCCTGTCGCTCGGCAGCGTGCGAGACATCGCCCGGGTACTCGTCAACGGCATCGACTGCGGCGTCGCATGGACGCCGCCGTTCCGATGCGACGTGACGGCAGCGGCGCGAGGCGGGATCAACGCCCTGGAGGTCCATGTGGCGACGCCGTGGCGGAACCGGCTCATCGCCGAGGCGAAGACTGCTTCCGGTGCGATCTTCGCCCCGATGACGCAGGTCTTCGAACCGGATGCCGAACCGCTGGTCGCCGGTCTTGGCGGGCCGGTGCTCGTGCTCGTGACCTCAGGGTCCTGA
- a CDS encoding sugar ABC transporter permease — protein MTVTIERDATRTLTVPPSARRTPRPRDSKRKPLISYGHWWWALPAIVLVIGVHYAATLTGGFFAFTNWTGLGDWEFVGLDNFVRIFNDPTLLGSVWNTLFLAFGSVILTNVFGLMFALAINRTLKSRYILRTLLFLPVVLSPLAVAYIWKFIFQFNGPLNGLLSAVGLEGLQKVWLADPTWSIWAILITVVWQQTGFVMVIYLAGLASVPVEIEEAAALDGAGIWQRFVHVTVPAIRPSIAIATTLGIIQGLRIFDQIFALTAGGPAGATETLATQVYKQAFSLGQFGFGSSLALVLTLIILVFAILQQYATRDRDAVGRA, from the coding sequence ATGACAGTGACGATCGAGCGGGATGCAACTCGCACCCTCACGGTGCCCCCTTCAGCACGCCGCACTCCGCGGCCCCGCGATTCAAAGCGCAAGCCGCTGATCAGCTACGGCCATTGGTGGTGGGCGCTTCCCGCCATCGTGCTCGTGATCGGCGTGCACTATGCCGCGACCCTGACGGGCGGGTTCTTCGCCTTCACGAACTGGACCGGCCTGGGCGACTGGGAGTTCGTCGGCCTCGACAACTTCGTCCGGATCTTCAATGACCCGACACTCCTGGGGTCAGTCTGGAACACACTGTTCCTCGCGTTCGGATCCGTCATCCTGACGAATGTGTTCGGTCTCATGTTCGCGCTGGCGATCAACCGCACGCTCAAGTCGCGCTACATCCTGCGGACGCTCCTCTTCCTTCCGGTCGTCTTGAGCCCACTGGCTGTCGCCTACATCTGGAAGTTCATCTTCCAGTTCAACGGCCCGCTCAACGGTCTCCTCTCGGCCGTGGGCCTCGAGGGCCTGCAGAAGGTCTGGCTCGCCGATCCGACGTGGTCGATCTGGGCGATCCTCATCACGGTGGTCTGGCAGCAGACCGGTTTCGTGATGGTGATCTATCTCGCGGGCCTGGCATCTGTGCCCGTCGAGATCGAAGAGGCAGCCGCTCTCGACGGCGCCGGAATCTGGCAGCGCTTCGTGCACGTCACGGTGCCCGCCATCCGCCCCTCCATCGCCATTGCGACGACACTCGGAATCATCCAGGGCCTCCGCATCTTCGACCAGATCTTCGCACTGACTGCCGGCGGTCCAGCGGGCGCGACCGAGACTCTCGCGACACAGGTCTACAAGCAGGCATTCTCACTCGGGCAGTTCGGCTTCGGATCGTCGCTCGCCCTGGTGCTGACGCTCATCATTCTCGTGTTCGCCATCCTCCAGCAGTACGCCACCCGCGATCGCGACGCCGTCGGAAGGGCCTGA
- a CDS encoding carbohydrate ABC transporter permease, with protein MFRYTKLTAVREIGIWIITVIWLLPLYFLVATALKGDQEALTTSAVTPPSSLNFGAFIEVLTAGGRNNIPLSILNSLMITAGAIAGLVLLGSIAAYVITRRTRAWTNLTFYLVLIAIILPAQLGTVPLYIGARTVGLTGNAVGMILLWIGILLPLSVFLYASFFRGLTTEYEEAAVIDGATPTQTFFRVVLPLMAPATGTVAILAGLIVWNDFFNSLIFLGGSTTQTLPVAMYTYVGGLVSAWNKIFAVVIISMIPILLFYMFAQKKFIQGFAGGLKG; from the coding sequence ATGTTCCGCTATACGAAGCTCACCGCCGTTCGCGAAATCGGCATCTGGATCATCACGGTCATCTGGTTGCTGCCGCTCTACTTCCTCGTTGCGACGGCGCTCAAGGGCGACCAGGAAGCACTCACGACCAGCGCCGTCACGCCGCCCTCATCGCTGAACTTCGGCGCATTCATCGAGGTGCTCACCGCCGGCGGACGCAACAACATCCCGCTCAGCATCCTGAACAGCCTCATGATCACGGCGGGCGCGATCGCCGGGCTCGTACTGCTCGGGTCGATCGCGGCGTACGTGATCACACGGCGCACCCGGGCGTGGACGAATCTGACGTTCTATCTGGTGCTGATCGCGATCATCCTTCCCGCGCAGCTCGGCACCGTGCCTCTTTACATCGGTGCGCGGACGGTCGGCCTGACGGGAAACGCAGTCGGCATGATCCTGCTGTGGATCGGCATCCTGCTGCCGCTGTCTGTGTTCCTGTACGCGAGCTTCTTCCGAGGCCTCACGACGGAGTACGAAGAGGCAGCCGTCATCGACGGGGCGACGCCGACGCAGACGTTCTTCCGTGTCGTGCTGCCGCTGATGGCCCCTGCCACAGGCACGGTCGCCATCCTCGCGGGACTCATCGTGTGGAACGACTTCTTCAACTCGCTGATCTTCCTCGGCGGATCGACGACCCAGACGCTGCCTGTCGCGATGTACACCTACGTGGGCGGACTGGTGTCGGCCTGGAACAAGATCTTCGCGGTCGTCATCATCTCGATGATCCCGATCCTGCTGTTCTACATGTTCGCGCAGAAGAAGTTCATCCAGGGCTTCGCCGGTGGGCTCAAGGGCTGA
- a CDS encoding nuclear transport factor 2 family protein has product MSTDNRAAFERFVDLFYTQKRVADAFAGLVADDYRQHNPTIVDGPDAAIQALTPKFDGSPDARFEIQRILVDGDLAMVHVKASRPGAPDAAVADIYRFESGRIVEHWDVLQQVPVHAAHDHPMF; this is encoded by the coding sequence ATGAGCACCGACAACCGGGCCGCGTTCGAGCGGTTCGTGGATCTCTTCTATACCCAGAAGCGAGTGGCGGATGCCTTCGCCGGCCTGGTCGCGGACGACTACCGACAGCACAATCCGACCATCGTCGACGGTCCGGATGCCGCGATCCAGGCGCTGACGCCGAAGTTCGACGGCTCCCCCGACGCCCGCTTCGAGATCCAGCGGATCCTCGTCGACGGCGACCTCGCGATGGTGCACGTCAAAGCCTCCCGTCCCGGCGCACCAGACGCCGCGGTCGCGGACATCTACCGATTCGAGAGCGGCCGGATCGTCGAGCACTGGGACGTGCTTCAGCAGGTTCCCGTGCACGCCGCCCACGACCATCCGATGTTCTGA
- a CDS encoding TIM barrel protein, giving the protein MYQLAPNIELLFTEAGDYHDRVRAAAASGFTAVEMWGPTGADAPSTPKDLPALKAALEETGSQLTAQLSEPRTQFMIPPWDHSEFYRKLDEGVEIAHFLGTPRIVVGSGTGFGGWKRQVQLDKLIEIYQKAIAQIEGSGITLVLEPVNVRVDHPGSLLDRTSEGVYVARGVDSPFFGVLYDLYHSTVEGEDVAAELANAGDIIRYVQIADAPGRGEPGTGEIDWPASLALLRSSGYDGPIGLEYYPQTASAESVAYIRGLAESA; this is encoded by the coding sequence GTGTACCAGCTCGCACCCAATATCGAATTGCTCTTCACCGAGGCCGGCGACTATCACGACCGCGTGCGCGCGGCCGCGGCATCCGGATTCACCGCCGTCGAGATGTGGGGGCCGACCGGCGCCGACGCGCCGTCGACGCCCAAGGACCTGCCCGCGCTCAAGGCTGCACTCGAAGAGACCGGCTCGCAGCTCACCGCCCAGCTCTCCGAGCCCCGGACGCAGTTCATGATCCCGCCGTGGGACCATTCGGAGTTCTACCGCAAGCTCGACGAGGGTGTGGAGATCGCGCATTTCCTCGGCACGCCCCGCATTGTGGTCGGCAGCGGCACAGGATTCGGCGGTTGGAAGCGCCAGGTGCAGCTCGACAAGCTCATCGAGATCTACCAGAAGGCGATCGCGCAGATCGAGGGCTCCGGTATCACCCTCGTACTCGAGCCGGTCAATGTGCGCGTCGACCACCCCGGGTCACTGCTGGATCGCACGAGCGAGGGCGTGTACGTCGCGCGCGGCGTCGACTCGCCGTTCTTCGGCGTGCTGTACGACCTGTACCACTCCACCGTCGAAGGCGAGGATGTGGCTGCGGAACTCGCGAACGCGGGTGACATCATCCGATACGTCCAGATCGCCGACGCCCCCGGGCGCGGTGAGCCCGGCACCGGTGAGATCGACTGGCCCGCGTCGCTCGCGCTCCTCCGCTCATCGGGATACGACGGCCCGATCGGGCTCGAGTACTACCCGCAGACCGCGTCGGCAGAGTCCGTGGCCTACATCCGAGGGCTGGCAGAGTCCGCATGA